The following proteins are encoded in a genomic region of Bradyrhizobium sp. SK17:
- a CDS encoding acyl-CoA dehydrogenase family protein: MPQPAKDPAIASIADYLAAIERLVPLIAEHRADFDRARRLPDAVIRALAEAGLFRLYLPKALGGPEFSPLDFMTIVEAASALDGSVGWLVANGGGMSRAGGYLPEEVVRGWFADPLAFIAAATGAIGTAVEVEGGYRVSGRWPFGSGAPHATKFMGLASVKGPDGKDSPPICCYVDRADIRLHDTWFVSGLRATGSWDFEMQDCFVPASHSHPLVDFKPTQPGIPYRLPGVSAFSWTVSVVPLGIARGALDAFIALAARKPRMGGVGQLRDGELVQAMVGRAETTLRSARALLVEGMTELMAACDSGGERLVEARLLHRIACANAAESAARVVEMIAAPAGTAAIFETGTLERSIRDVQAAIKHVAMTSNSYALTGRLKLGLPLGTTRF; encoded by the coding sequence ATGCCCCAGCCTGCCAAAGACCCTGCCATTGCCAGTATTGCCGACTATTTGGCCGCGATCGAGCGGCTTGTCCCGTTGATTGCCGAGCACCGGGCGGATTTCGACCGCGCGCGCCGGCTTCCCGACGCCGTGATCCGCGCCCTGGCCGAGGCCGGATTGTTTCGGCTGTATTTGCCGAAGGCACTCGGCGGGCCGGAATTCTCCCCACTCGACTTCATGACCATCGTCGAGGCGGCCTCGGCGCTCGACGGCTCGGTCGGCTGGCTGGTCGCCAATGGCGGCGGCATGAGCCGGGCCGGCGGCTATCTGCCCGAGGAGGTGGTGCGGGGCTGGTTCGCCGATCCGCTGGCGTTCATCGCCGCCGCGACCGGCGCGATCGGGACGGCGGTGGAGGTCGAGGGCGGCTATCGCGTCAGCGGACGCTGGCCGTTCGGCAGTGGTGCGCCGCACGCGACGAAGTTCATGGGGCTCGCCAGCGTCAAGGGCCCCGACGGCAAGGACAGCCCGCCGATCTGCTGCTACGTCGACCGGGCCGACATCCGTCTCCACGACACCTGGTTCGTGTCCGGGCTGCGCGCCACCGGAAGCTGGGACTTCGAGATGCAGGATTGCTTCGTGCCGGCGAGCCACAGCCATCCGCTGGTCGACTTCAAGCCGACCCAGCCGGGCATTCCATACCGCCTGCCGGGCGTATCGGCGTTTTCCTGGACCGTCTCGGTCGTGCCGCTCGGGATTGCCCGTGGTGCGCTCGACGCCTTCATCGCGCTCGCGGCCAGGAAGCCGCGGATGGGCGGCGTCGGCCAGCTGCGCGACGGCGAACTGGTCCAGGCCATGGTCGGCCGTGCCGAAACCACGCTGCGCTCCGCCCGGGCACTGCTCGTCGAAGGCATGACCGAGCTGATGGCGGCCTGCGACAGCGGGGGCGAGCGGCTGGTCGAGGCGAGGCTGCTGCACCGGATCGCCTGCGCCAATGCCGCCGAAAGCGCCGCGCGCGTGGTCGAGATGATCGCCGCGCCCGCAGGCACCGCGGCGATCTTCGAGACCGGCACGCTCGAACGATCGATCCGCGACGTCCAGGCGGCGATCAAGCATGTCGCGATGACATCGAACAGCTACGCGCTGACCGGGCGGCTCAAGCTCGGCCTGCCGCTTGGTACGACGCGGTTCTAG
- a CDS encoding Orn/Lys/Arg decarboxylase N-terminal domain-containing protein: MDYFKRFNFLFAAPVFEADDLEGIRFNQIVAEIERSGFEVVRARKLEDAEIAVQTDAAIGCMVVDWGKKGLEGKTAALINLMRRRGLDFPILLLIRRKRFEDLPVEVLDFIDGYVFLSEETPSFIAKNLISRLKQYAENLKTPFFGALVDYAEEGNQLWTCPGHNGGVFYSRSPIGRVFVEHLGEAVFRDDLDNSVLDLGDLLTHEGPALRAQKEAARIFGAEKTYFVLNGTSTSNKVALGSLVTDGDLVLFDRNNHKAAHHGALLIGGGIPVYVPTVRNAWGLIGPMRWDLLDEGALRDAIRKHPLVKDENAWKKERPFRVAVVEQCTYDGTIHSAEMILKRIGHLCDYILFDEAWAGFMKFHPIYAGRFAMGLANLGPEAPGIIATQSTHKQLASFSQASQIHIRDRHIKGQKRRVEHRRFNESFMQHASTSPFYPIFASLDVGAQMMKGRSGEVLWDDTIRLGIELRKKIRAVKREFEEKEARAERRWFFEPFVPDRVMIPDVARENGVHNVAWETISTDQLATTPSYWQLSPGETWHGFPELTAGFAMTDPNKLTLLTPGFDHSTGAYADHGIPAPVVAQYLRENQIVAEKNDLNSLLFLLTPGVEASKAGTLVSGLVAFKKLHDDNALIEDVIPEFFRRRPQRYTGVRLRDLCGDMHRFFRDAGVSKLQASQFLPEHLPEMAMSPRQAAQYLIRNDVDYLPIDQIFGRVAATPFVVYPPGIATIVPGERLTERSKPMIDYLRTFEASFNAFPGFEVEVQGIYKEIDESGRIRFYTYVVSE; this comes from the coding sequence ATGGACTATTTCAAACGCTTCAACTTCCTGTTCGCGGCGCCGGTTTTCGAGGCCGACGACCTCGAAGGCATCCGATTCAACCAGATCGTCGCCGAAATCGAGCGTTCCGGCTTCGAGGTGGTCCGCGCCCGCAAGCTGGAAGACGCCGAGATCGCGGTCCAGACCGATGCCGCGATCGGCTGCATGGTGGTCGACTGGGGCAAGAAGGGCCTCGAGGGCAAGACCGCCGCGCTGATCAACCTGATGCGCCGCCGCGGCCTCGACTTCCCGATCCTGCTGCTGATCCGCCGCAAGCGCTTCGAGGACCTGCCCGTCGAGGTGCTGGATTTCATCGACGGCTATGTATTCCTGTCCGAGGAGACCCCCTCCTTCATCGCCAAGAACCTGATCTCCCGGCTGAAGCAATATGCCGAGAACCTGAAGACGCCGTTCTTCGGCGCCCTGGTCGACTATGCCGAGGAAGGCAACCAGCTCTGGACCTGCCCGGGCCACAATGGCGGCGTGTTCTACAGCCGCAGCCCGATCGGCCGGGTGTTCGTCGAGCATCTCGGCGAAGCCGTGTTCCGCGACGACCTCGACAATTCCGTGCTCGACCTCGGCGACCTCCTCACCCATGAGGGGCCGGCGCTGCGCGCGCAGAAGGAAGCGGCGCGGATCTTCGGCGCCGAGAAGACCTATTTCGTGCTCAACGGCACCTCGACCTCCAACAAGGTCGCGCTCGGCTCGCTGGTCACCGACGGCGACCTCGTGCTGTTCGACCGCAACAACCACAAGGCCGCCCATCACGGCGCGCTGCTGATCGGCGGCGGCATCCCGGTCTATGTGCCGACCGTGCGCAACGCCTGGGGCCTGATCGGCCCGATGCGCTGGGACCTGCTCGACGAGGGCGCGCTGCGCGACGCCATCCGCAAGCATCCGCTGGTCAAGGACGAGAACGCCTGGAAGAAGGAGCGGCCGTTCCGCGTCGCGGTGGTGGAGCAGTGCACCTATGACGGCACCATCCACTCGGCCGAGATGATCCTGAAACGGATCGGTCATCTCTGCGACTACATCCTGTTCGACGAAGCCTGGGCCGGCTTCATGAAATTCCACCCGATCTACGCCGGCCGTTTCGCGATGGGCCTCGCCAATCTCGGCCCCGAGGCGCCCGGCATCATCGCCACCCAATCGACCCACAAGCAGCTCGCGAGCTTCTCGCAGGCCTCGCAGATCCACATCCGCGACCGCCACATCAAGGGCCAGAAGCGCCGGGTCGAGCATCGCCGCTTCAACGAAAGCTTCATGCAGCACGCCTCGACCTCGCCGTTCTACCCGATCTTCGCCTCGCTCGACGTCGGCGCGCAGATGATGAAGGGCCGCTCCGGCGAAGTGCTGTGGGACGACACGATCCGGCTCGGCATCGAGCTGCGCAAGAAGATCCGCGCGGTGAAGCGCGAGTTCGAGGAGAAGGAGGCGCGAGCCGAGCGGCGCTGGTTCTTCGAGCCGTTCGTGCCCGACCGCGTCATGATCCCCGACGTCGCGCGCGAGAACGGCGTGCACAACGTCGCCTGGGAGACGATCTCGACCGACCAGCTCGCGACCACGCCGTCCTATTGGCAGCTCAGCCCGGGCGAGACCTGGCACGGCTTCCCCGAGCTGACCGCGGGCTTCGCCATGACAGACCCGAACAAGCTGACCTTGCTGACGCCGGGCTTCGATCACTCAACCGGCGCCTATGCCGATCACGGCATCCCCGCCCCGGTCGTGGCGCAATATCTGCGCGAGAACCAGATCGTCGCCGAGAAGAACGACCTCAACTCCCTGCTGTTCCTGCTGACGCCCGGCGTCGAGGCCAGCAAGGCCGGCACACTGGTGTCCGGCCTCGTTGCCTTCAAGAAGCTGCACGACGACAACGCGCTGATCGAGGACGTCATCCCGGAATTCTTCCGCCGCCGTCCGCAACGCTACACCGGGGTGCGGCTGCGCGACCTCTGCGGCGACATGCACCGCTTCTTCCGCGACGCCGGCGTCAGCAAATTGCAGGCCAGCCAGTTCCTGCCCGAACATCTGCCGGAGATGGCGATGTCGCCGCGCCAGGCCGCGCAATACCTGATCCGCAACGACGTCGACTATCTGCCGATCGACCAGATCTTCGGACGCGTCGCGGCGACGCCGTTCGTGGTCTACCCGCCCGGCATCGCGACCATCGTTCCCGGCGAACGGCTGACGGAACGAAGCAAGCCGATGATCGATTATCTCCGGACCTTCGAGGCGAGCTTCAACGCTTTCCCGGGCTTCGAGGTCGAGGTTCAGGGCATCTACAAGGAGATCGACGAATCCGGCCGTATCCGCTTCTACACCTATGTCGTGTCCGAATAG
- a CDS encoding GNAT family N-acetyltransferase has translation MENDHKITVRPSRDSDVDAMLAIYRHHIRHGIEESVDDSGTPEPDDLRDRRKNLRSTRLPHLVAVCEGEVVGYAYVVQFRKRPAYRYTVKHSIYIHHRFTGKGVGGRLLQELVDTCAAAGFRQMIGYIDSDNAASLALHERFGFARVGHLPGVAYRYGRWSDTVMVQRSLAAGSTAPPPPAPLSRR, from the coding sequence ATGGAGAATGATCACAAGATCACCGTCCGTCCTTCGCGCGACAGCGACGTCGATGCGATGTTGGCGATCTACCGCCACCACATCCGCCACGGCATCGAGGAAAGCGTCGACGACAGCGGCACGCCCGAGCCCGACGATCTGCGCGACCGCCGCAAGAATCTGCGCAGCACCCGCCTGCCGCATCTGGTCGCGGTGTGCGAGGGCGAAGTGGTCGGCTACGCCTATGTCGTCCAGTTCCGCAAGCGCCCGGCCTACCGCTACACGGTGAAGCATTCGATCTACATCCACCACCGCTTCACCGGCAAAGGCGTCGGCGGCCGGCTGTTGCAGGAGCTGGTCGACACCTGCGCCGCGGCCGGCTTCCGCCAGATGATCGGCTACATCGACAGCGACAATGCCGCTTCGCTCGCCCTGCACGAGCGCTTCGGCTTCGCCCGCGTCGGCCATCTGCCGGGGGTCGCCTATCGCTACGGCCGCTGGTCGGACACCGTGATGGTGCAGCGCTCGCTCGCCGCCGGCTCCACCGCGCCACCGCCGCCCGCACCGCTGTCGCGGCGGTGA
- a CDS encoding dodecin yields MPTTHDKDHVYKILELVGSSDKSIEAAIENAVSRASTTIREMKWFEVVQTRGHIEDGKVRHYQVTLRVGFTLE; encoded by the coding sequence ATGCCCACCACGCACGACAAGGATCACGTCTACAAGATCCTCGAACTGGTCGGATCATCGGACAAGAGCATCGAGGCGGCGATCGAGAACGCCGTTAGCCGCGCGTCGACGACGATCCGGGAAATGAAATGGTTCGAGGTGGTGCAGACCCGAGGCCATATCGAGGACGGCAAGGTCCGGCACTATCAGGTGACGCTACGGGTCGGCTTCACGCTGGAGTAG
- a CDS encoding HdeD family acid-resistance protein: MSTASSSPATPPHSLGSGLANLRAKWGWIVALGVIYLIAGVLAFGSVFFATVVSVLFVGAMMIVAGAAEIVNAFQFKSWGKFLFWLLLGALYVVAGFITFENPLLAAATLTLFLGVALVVSGIVRIFLAFGMNSAAPWGMVAISGVITLVLGVMILARWPVSSLYVLGIFLSVDLICAGVSWISMGMALKQRT; the protein is encoded by the coding sequence ATGTCGACTGCGTCCAGCTCACCCGCCACACCTCCTCACAGCCTCGGATCCGGGCTTGCCAACCTTCGCGCGAAGTGGGGCTGGATCGTCGCCCTTGGCGTCATCTACCTGATCGCAGGCGTGCTTGCCTTCGGCAGCGTGTTCTTCGCCACCGTCGTCAGCGTGTTGTTCGTCGGCGCCATGATGATCGTCGCCGGCGCCGCCGAGATCGTGAACGCGTTCCAGTTCAAGTCGTGGGGCAAGTTCCTGTTCTGGCTGCTGCTCGGCGCGCTCTATGTCGTGGCGGGCTTCATCACCTTCGAGAACCCGCTGCTCGCCGCAGCGACGTTGACGCTGTTCCTCGGCGTCGCCCTGGTGGTCTCCGGCATCGTCCGCATCTTCCTCGCCTTCGGCATGAACTCGGCGGCGCCCTGGGGCATGGTCGCGATCTCGGGCGTGATCACGCTGGTGCTCGGCGTGATGATCCTGGCGCGCTGGCCGGTCTCGAGCCTCTATGTGCTCGGCATCTTCCTCAGCGTCGATCTGATCTGTGCCGGCGTGAGCTGGATCAGCATGGGCATGGCGCTGAAGCAGAGGACGTGA
- a CDS encoding DUF4239 domain-containing protein — protein sequence MVAVVVAILIFMLLSGAALATMAIHGRLAEHHRSDETNTSVRLVATLFVTMPSLLLGLMMNSAANTYVAVDRNLHVFATDLILLDRSMRPLGPSADEPRKRLLAYVEQALKDTPISRANEVSEHLLDEVGTSLRELKFDDEQKVALWNDARTFYRQAVQQRWTFAEQSDGSFPSPLICILVGWLTLMFATLGFRAPRNAVVISITIAAAMLISAAIYLILEMSTPFSGPIQLSDRPLVRAAEQIRK from the coding sequence GTGGTTGCAGTCGTCGTCGCCATCCTCATCTTCATGCTGCTGAGCGGCGCCGCGCTCGCGACCATGGCGATCCACGGCCGTCTCGCGGAACATCACCGCAGCGACGAGACCAATACCTCGGTACGGCTGGTCGCGACGCTGTTCGTCACCATGCCGTCGCTGCTGCTCGGCCTGATGATGAACAGCGCCGCCAACACCTATGTGGCGGTCGATCGCAACCTGCACGTCTTCGCCACCGATCTCATCCTGCTCGACCGCAGCATGCGGCCGCTCGGCCCCAGCGCCGACGAGCCGCGCAAGCGGCTGCTCGCCTATGTCGAGCAGGCGCTCAAGGATACCCCGATCTCGCGCGCGAACGAAGTCTCCGAACATCTGCTCGACGAGGTCGGCACCAGCCTTCGCGAGCTGAAGTTCGACGACGAGCAGAAGGTCGCGCTGTGGAACGACGCCCGAACCTTCTATCGGCAAGCGGTGCAGCAGCGCTGGACCTTTGCGGAGCAGTCCGATGGCTCGTTTCCGTCACCGCTGATCTGCATCCTGGTCGGATGGCTGACGCTGATGTTCGCGACGCTGGGCTTTCGCGCGCCGCGCAACGCCGTCGTGATCTCGATCACCATCGCCGCGGCGATGCTGATCTCGGCTGCGATCTATCTGATCCTGGAAATGAGCACGCCGTTCTCCGGCCCGATCCAGCTCTCCGACCGCCCGCTGGTGCGCGCGGCCGAGCAGATCAGGAAGTAG